One stretch of Campylobacter sp. CCS1377 DNA includes these proteins:
- the rplI gene encoding 50S ribosomal protein L9 — MKVLLIKDVKGLGKAGEVKEVKDGYGQNFLIGKGFAKAATTEVLRKYESDKKKEAENLRFEIANLEKLKDELSKITLEISKPVGANGSLFGGVTKDEIANALKTQKNIEIDKKSLECDTLKNLGLHEVSVKLGHAIHANFKINIKAE, encoded by the coding sequence ATGAAAGTATTATTAATCAAAGATGTAAAAGGACTCGGAAAAGCTGGAGAAGTCAAAGAAGTAAAAGATGGCTATGGGCAAAATTTCCTAATAGGAAAAGGTTTTGCTAAGGCTGCTACAACTGAAGTTTTAAGAAAATACGAAAGTGATAAGAAAAAAGAAGCAGAAAATTTGCGTTTTGAAATAGCGAATTTAGAAAAATTAAAAGATGAGCTTAGCAAAATCACACTTGAAATTTCAAAGCCTGTGGGTGCAAATGGAAGTTTATTTGGCGGAGTAACTAAAGATGAAATAGCAAATGCCTTAAAAACGCAAAAAAATATAGAAATTGATAAAAAAAGTTTAGAGTGTGATACCTTAAAAAATCTTGGTTTGCACGAAGTAAGCGTAAAATTAGGCCATGCTATCCATGCAAATTTTAAAATCAACATAAAGGCTGAATAA
- the hslV gene encoding ATP-dependent protease subunit HslV, whose translation MFHATTILAYKGKSKSVIGGDGQVSFGNTVLKGNAVKIRKLNNGKVLAGFAGSTADAFNLFDMFENLLQSSKGDLLKAAIDFSKEWRKDKYLRKLEAMMIVLDREHIFLLSGTGDVVEPEDGKIVAIGSGGNYALSAARALAKHASLDEEELVKSSLEIAGEICIYTNTNIKTYVIEDEK comes from the coding sequence ATGTTTCATGCAACAACGATTTTAGCTTATAAAGGTAAAAGCAAATCTGTAATCGGTGGAGATGGTCAAGTAAGCTTTGGTAACACCGTCTTAAAAGGTAATGCAGTAAAAATCAGAAAGCTAAATAATGGCAAAGTTTTAGCAGGTTTTGCAGGATCTACTGCAGATGCTTTTAATCTTTTTGATATGTTTGAAAATTTACTCCAAAGCTCTAAAGGCGATCTTTTAAAAGCGGCGATTGATTTTTCTAAAGAATGGAGAAAAGACAAATATTTAAGAAAACTTGAAGCCATGATGATAGTGCTTGATAGAGAACATATTTTCTTGCTTTCTGGCACAGGTGATGTGGTTGAGCCCGAAGATGGAAAAATTGTCGCTATTGGAAGCGGAGGAAACTACGCACTTTCGGCTGCAAGAGCTTTAGCAAAGCATGCGAGTTTAGATGAAGAAGAATTAGTAAAATCAAGCCTTGAGATCGCAGGTGAGATTTGCATTTATACTAATACTAATATAAAAACTTATGTAATCGAGGATGAGAAATGA
- the hslU gene encoding ATP-dependent protease ATPase subunit HslU: MNLTPKEIVKFLDDYVIGQKKAKKIIAIALRNRYRRMQLSPELQDDIMPKNILMIGSTGVGKTEIARRLAKMMGFPFIKIEASKYTEVGFVGRDVESMVRDLANAALNLVKNEQREKNKEKIDEFIENKILEKLLPPLPKGVSDEKQEEYKNSLEKMRLKLRNGDLDESVIEIEISQSMFDTNPNLPPEMGAMQDIVKVIGVGSKKVKKEMKIKDAKNALKTEAGEKILDQESIKSEALRRAENEGIIFIDEIDKIAVSSGNSNRQDPSKEGVQRDLLPIVEGSNVQTKIGTLKTDHILFIAAGAFHLSKPSDLIPELQGRFPLRVELDSLDDKALYEILTRPKNSLLKQYAELLKTENLELEFEDEAIKEIAKIASKANEEMQDIGARRLHTVIEKLLEDLSFEADEYAGKKFIVDKKMVEEKLGDIIENKDLARYIL; the protein is encoded by the coding sequence ATGAATTTAACCCCAAAAGAAATCGTTAAATTTTTAGATGATTATGTTATAGGACAAAAAAAAGCTAAAAAAATCATAGCCATAGCTTTAAGAAATCGTTATCGCAGGATGCAGCTTAGTCCTGAACTTCAAGATGATATCATGCCAAAAAATATCTTAATGATAGGATCAACCGGTGTAGGTAAAACCGAAATTGCAAGGCGTTTAGCAAAAATGATGGGTTTTCCTTTTATTAAAATAGAAGCAAGCAAATACACTGAAGTTGGTTTTGTGGGTCGTGATGTTGAAAGTATGGTAAGAGATCTAGCGAATGCGGCTTTAAATTTAGTAAAAAATGAACAAAGAGAAAAAAATAAAGAAAAAATCGATGAATTTATAGAAAATAAAATCTTAGAAAAACTCTTACCCCCTTTACCAAAAGGAGTAAGTGATGAAAAACAAGAAGAATATAAAAATTCTTTAGAAAAAATGCGTTTAAAACTTAGAAATGGCGATTTAGATGAAAGCGTGATAGAAATAGAAATTTCTCAAAGTATGTTTGATACAAACCCAAATTTACCGCCTGAAATGGGGGCTATGCAAGATATAGTTAAAGTTATCGGTGTAGGCAGCAAAAAAGTCAAAAAAGAAATGAAAATCAAAGATGCCAAAAATGCTTTAAAAACAGAGGCTGGAGAAAAAATTTTAGATCAAGAAAGTATCAAAAGTGAAGCTTTAAGAAGAGCCGAAAATGAAGGAATTATTTTCATTGATGAGATTGATAAAATCGCCGTTTCAAGTGGAAATTCAAACCGCCAAGATCCAAGCAAAGAAGGTGTACAAAGAGATTTACTTCCTATTGTCGAAGGATCTAATGTGCAAACAAAAATCGGCACTTTAAAAACCGATCATATCCTTTTTATAGCAGCAGGGGCTTTTCATCTTAGTAAACCAAGCGATTTAATCCCTGAACTTCAAGGGCGTTTTCCTTTAAGAGTGGAACTAGATAGCCTTGATGATAAAGCGCTTTATGAGATTTTAACGCGTCCAAAAAATTCACTTTTAAAACAATATGCTGAACTTTTAAAAACTGAAAATTTAGAGCTTGAATTTGAAGATGAAGCCATAAAAGAAATTGCAAAAATTGCCTCTAAAGCCAATGAAGAAATGCAAGATATTGGCGCAAGGCGTTTACATACGGTGATAGAAAAATTACTTGAAGATTTAAGTTTTGAAGCTGATGAATATGCGGGCAAAAAATTCATAGTGGACAAAAAAATGGTAGAAGAAAAACTTGGAGATATTATCGAAAATAAAGACTTGGCTAGGTATATTTTGTGA
- the era gene encoding GTPase Era, producing MKSGFISLIGRTNAGKSSIINSLLDEKITLVSHKQNATRRKISAIVMYKDNQLIFIDTPGLHKSDAILNQLMIQSAIKSIADCDLIVFVASIYDDMQNYQDFLKLNPKTPHIIVLNKVDLCDNASLLKKLDEYNLFKEQFQALIPFSCKKKAYKKILLDEICKYLPEHEYFFDPEFITNSNEKEIYRDFILESLYENFSDELPYSSEVIITRFKEEAQILFIDANIITNTNSHKAMLIGKNGASIKRLGKDAREKIQKLANKKVMLKLFVQVKKDWQKDQDFIKKAILND from the coding sequence GTGAAAAGTGGTTTCATCTCTCTTATAGGAAGAACAAATGCTGGGAAAAGTAGTATTATAAATTCTTTATTAGATGAGAAAATCACTCTTGTTTCACACAAACAAAATGCCACAAGACGCAAAATCAGTGCTATCGTGATGTATAAGGATAATCAACTTATCTTCATTGATACGCCAGGGTTACACAAAAGCGATGCGATATTAAATCAGCTCATGATTCAATCGGCGATTAAATCTATAGCAGATTGCGATCTGATTGTTTTTGTAGCAAGCATTTATGATGATATGCAAAATTATCAGGACTTTTTAAAACTTAATCCCAAAACACCGCATATCATCGTTTTAAACAAAGTTGATTTGTGTGATAATGCAAGTTTGCTTAAAAAACTCGATGAATACAATTTATTTAAAGAACAGTTTCAAGCTCTTATTCCTTTTTCTTGCAAGAAAAAAGCTTATAAAAAAATTTTACTTGATGAAATTTGCAAATACCTTCCAGAACACGAGTATTTCTTTGATCCTGAATTTATTACAAATAGCAATGAGAAAGAAATTTATAGGGATTTTATTTTAGAATCCTTATATGAAAATTTTAGTGATGAGTTACCCTATAGTAGTGAAGTTATCATAACTCGCTTTAAAGAAGAAGCACAAATACTTTTTATCGATGCAAATATTATCACAAACACTAATTCACATAAAGCAATGCTAATAGGAAAAAATGGTGCTAGCATTAAAAGACTTGGTAAAGATGCGAGAGAAAAAATTCAAAAATTAGCTAATAAAAAAGTAATGCTAAAACTTTTCGTTCAAGTAAAAAAAGATTGGCAAAAAGACCAAGATTTCATCAAAAAAGCAATACTAAATGATTAA
- a CDS encoding metal-dependent hydrolase codes for MIIKNAKIYGEELKDIQILEGKITQIANGLHDNEEIIDAQGLSVLPSFVDLNVNFKNDKFSLEHLDILEQECLKSGISSIVLRDKMDFEEENYTLFLDRLKQMKIDVFSSIRVLDSNKKLKNLSTLVNKGALGLELKSSSEANIVKLAMQYALMKNVPIFVECYNEGFNDGGVMNNSDISFELGLVGMNAISEYSEVAKMKQIAKFYNVEIIYDGLTLKNSLELLSEDDCILASIHHLIKSDEACLGFNTAAKIFPPLRSKEDRDFLKQALKKNKIKFLTSLHNPKSISLKDLAFDEAAFGIHGLCDFISLCYTFFIKNGFLTWRELCKFTSKNPSEFLGLNSGIIEIGKEANLVIFDEDEENFTPKGSLYANDKLFGKVKMHMIKGEMF; via the coding sequence ATGATTATTAAAAACGCAAAAATTTACGGAGAAGAGTTAAAGGATATTCAAATTTTAGAAGGCAAAATTACTCAAATTGCCAATGGATTACATGATAATGAAGAAATTATTGATGCACAAGGCCTGAGTGTTTTGCCTTCTTTTGTTGATCTTAATGTAAATTTTAAGAATGATAAATTTAGTTTAGAGCATCTTGATATTTTAGAACAAGAGTGTCTGAAATCTGGAATTTCAAGTATAGTTTTAAGAGATAAGATGGACTTTGAAGAGGAAAATTACACCTTGTTTTTAGATCGCTTAAAGCAAATGAAAATCGATGTTTTTTCTAGTATTCGAGTGCTTGACTCTAATAAAAAATTAAAAAATCTCTCCACCCTAGTAAATAAGGGAGCTTTAGGACTTGAGTTGAAAAGTTCCAGCGAAGCAAATATCGTAAAACTTGCTATGCAGTATGCTTTGATGAAAAATGTGCCTATATTCGTTGAATGTTATAATGAAGGTTTTAATGATGGCGGAGTGATGAATAATTCTGACATTAGTTTTGAATTGGGTCTTGTTGGAATGAATGCAATAAGCGAGTATAGCGAAGTGGCTAAGATGAAGCAAATTGCTAAATTTTATAATGTAGAAATTATCTATGATGGTTTAACTCTAAAAAATTCTTTAGAGTTATTAAGTGAAGATGATTGCATATTGGCTAGCATCCATCATTTAATTAAAAGTGATGAGGCGTGCTTGGGTTTTAATACTGCTGCAAAAATTTTTCCGCCATTGCGTTCTAAAGAAGATAGAGATTTTTTAAAGCAAGCTTTAAAAAAGAATAAAATCAAATTCTTAACTTCTTTACATAATCCAAAATCTATTTCTCTAAAAGATTTGGCTTTTGATGAGGCGGCATTTGGAATTCACGGACTTTGTGACTTTATAAGTCTTTGTTATACCTTCTTTATAAAAAATGGTTTTTTAACTTGGCGGGAACTTTGCAAGTTTACAAGTAAAAATCCTAGTGAATTTTTAGGTTTAAATAGTGGAATCATAGAGATTGGCAAAGAAGCAAATTTGGTTATTTTTGATGAAGATGAAGAAAATTTTACGCCAAAAGGCTCGCTTTATGCTAATGATAAGCTTTTTGGAAAGGTTAAAATGCATATGATTAAGGGTGAAATGTTTTAA
- a CDS encoding NAD(P)H-dependent glycerol-3-phosphate dehydrogenase encodes MSKIAVIGAGKWGSALHSALSIKNTCVITSRTQRALVDFVSLQQALDCEYLIFALSSQGIHSWLEQNFINKGQKILIASKGIETSTCKFLDEIFSEFVDKDKLCVLSGPSFAAEVMQKLPCALMISGVNQILCKEFANFFPDFIKAYTNDDVRGAEICGAYKNVLAIASGISDGLKLGNNARASLISRGLVEMHRFGKFFGAKEETFLGLSGAGDLFLTATSTLSRNYRAGLMLALGKGYQDIINELKEVVEGIPTAFAIEKISQKEQIYTPIVKEVVAILYGKDAKESLKDLLRQN; translated from the coding sequence ATGAGCAAGATCGCAGTAATTGGTGCAGGGAAGTGGGGTAGTGCTTTACATAGTGCCTTAAGCATTAAAAATACTTGTGTTATCACTTCTCGCACACAGCGAGCTTTAGTTGATTTTGTAAGCTTGCAACAAGCACTAGATTGTGAATATTTGATTTTTGCTTTAAGTTCTCAAGGAATTCATTCTTGGCTTGAGCAAAATTTTATCAATAAGGGGCAAAAAATTCTTATTGCTTCAAAAGGCATAGAAACTTCAACTTGTAAATTTTTAGATGAAATTTTTAGCGAATTTGTAGATAAAGACAAACTTTGTGTTTTAAGTGGTCCTTCTTTTGCAGCCGAAGTTATGCAAAAACTTCCCTGTGCTTTGATGATTAGTGGTGTAAATCAAATACTTTGCAAAGAATTTGCAAATTTTTTTCCTGATTTTATAAAAGCTTATACAAATGATGATGTGCGTGGGGCTGAAATTTGTGGTGCTTATAAAAATGTCTTAGCAATTGCTAGTGGTATAAGTGATGGTTTAAAGCTTGGTAATAATGCAAGAGCTTCTTTAATCTCTCGTGGCCTTGTTGAAATGCATCGTTTTGGTAAGTTTTTTGGTGCTAAAGAAGAGACTTTTTTGGGGCTTAGTGGGGCAGGAGATTTGTTTTTAACAGCTACGAGCACTCTTTCAAGAAACTACCGAGCCGGATTGATGCTAGCACTTGGAAAAGGGTATCAAGATATAATTAATGAGTTAAAAGAGGTTGTAGAGGGTATACCTACGGCTTTTGCTATAGAAAAAATTTCACAAAAAGAGCAAATTTATACCCCTATAGTTAAAGAGGTTGTGGCCATACTTTACGGTAAGGACGCAAAGGAATCTCTTAAGGATTTATTAAGACAAAATTGA
- the gatB gene encoding Asp-tRNA(Asn)/Glu-tRNA(Gln) amidotransferase subunit GatB yields MFEVVIGLEVHAQLNTKTKIFCSCATSFGEAPNTNVCPTCLALPGALPVLNEEAVKKAIAFGKAVNATINKKSIFNRKNYFYPDLPKAYQISQFDIPIVEKGELFINVNGENKRIGITRAHLEEDAGKNIHENDFSKVDLNRAGTPLLEIVSEPELRSSDEAVAYLKKLHSIIRFLDISDANMQEGSFRCDANVSIRPKGDTKLYTRVEIKNLNSFRFIQKAIEYEVKRQSEAWEDGVYDKEVVQETRLFDTTNLVTRSMRGKEEAAEYRYFPDPDLLPVLLKDEFLELKIPELPDEKKTRYMRELGIKESDAEVLISSLEMSRFFESLIALNLNPKLCVNWLNTELMGLLKGELTIENSPVNANKLGALIKRIEDGTISAKAAKDVLAFVFENTEVEIDEAIEKLGLKQVSDDSAIEAVIDQILNANADKVEEYKSGKDKLFGFFVGQTMKEGKGAFNPVKVNEILKTKLS; encoded by the coding sequence ATGTTTGAAGTAGTCATAGGACTTGAAGTTCATGCTCAATTAAATACTAAAACGAAAATCTTTTGCTCATGTGCGACTTCTTTTGGAGAAGCCCCAAATACCAATGTTTGTCCTACTTGTTTAGCTTTACCTGGTGCTTTACCTGTTTTAAATGAAGAAGCAGTAAAAAAAGCTATTGCTTTTGGGAAAGCAGTGAATGCAACTATAAATAAAAAAAGTATTTTTAATAGAAAAAATTATTTTTATCCAGATTTGCCAAAGGCTTATCAAATTTCGCAATTTGATATTCCTATAGTAGAAAAGGGTGAGCTTTTCATTAATGTAAATGGTGAGAATAAACGCATAGGTATCACTAGAGCGCATTTGGAAGAAGATGCAGGTAAGAATATCCATGAGAATGATTTTTCTAAGGTGGATTTAAATCGTGCTGGAACACCTTTACTTGAAATTGTAAGCGAGCCAGAACTTAGAAGTAGTGATGAAGCAGTGGCTTATCTTAAAAAATTACATTCCATCATACGCTTTTTAGATATTTCTGATGCAAATATGCAAGAAGGAAGTTTTAGATGTGACGCAAATGTTAGCATAAGACCAAAAGGTGATACTAAACTTTACACTAGAGTAGAAATTAAAAACCTTAATTCTTTCCGCTTTATTCAAAAGGCTATAGAATATGAAGTAAAAAGACAAAGCGAGGCGTGGGAAGATGGAGTTTATGATAAAGAAGTCGTGCAAGAAACAAGGCTTTTTGATACGACAAATTTAGTTACAAGAAGTATGCGTGGTAAGGAAGAAGCAGCGGAATACCGCTATTTTCCTGATCCTGATTTGTTACCTGTTTTATTAAAAGATGAGTTTTTAGAGCTTAAAATTCCAGAACTTCCAGATGAGAAAAAAACGCGTTATATGAGAGAACTTGGCATTAAAGAAAGTGATGCGGAAGTGCTAATAAGCTCACTTGAAATGAGTCGTTTTTTTGAGAGCTTGATTGCTTTAAATTTAAATCCTAAACTTTGTGTAAATTGGTTAAATACTGAACTTATGGGACTTTTAAAAGGAGAACTTACCATAGAAAATTCTCCTGTCAATGCAAATAAACTTGGTGCTTTAATCAAACGCATAGAAGATGGTACTATTAGTGCCAAGGCCGCTAAGGATGTTTTGGCTTTTGTTTTTGAAAATACTGAAGTAGAAATTGATGAAGCTATTGAAAAGCTAGGACTTAAACAAGTGAGTGATGACTCGGCCATTGAAGCGGTAATTGATCAAATTTTAAATGCAAATGCTGATAAAGTTGAAGAATATAAGAGTGGAAAAGATAAACTTTTTGGCTTTTTTGTGGGTCAAACTATGAAAGAAGGCAAGGGTGCTTTTAATCCTGTTAAGGTTAATGAAATTTTAAAAACAAAGCTTAGCTAA
- a CDS encoding F0F1 ATP synthase subunit A: protein MKDLFLFSSLINESHTFAYFFHLILVVVIAFLFAKFATRSMQLVPRGSQNLAEAYLDGILSMGRDTMGSEEAARKYLPLVATIGLVVFFSNIIGIIPGFEAPTASLNLTAALALIVFFYYHFEGIRTQGFFKYFAHFMGPVKIIAPLMFPIELVSHFSRIISLSFRLFGNIKGDDLFLAVILALAPWVAPLPAYVLLTFMAFLQAFIFMILTYVYLAGATVIEEGH from the coding sequence ATGAAAGATTTGTTTTTATTTAGCTCACTCATCAACGAAAGCCATACTTTCGCTTATTTTTTTCATCTTATTTTAGTTGTTGTAATTGCTTTTCTTTTTGCAAAATTTGCAACAAGATCCATGCAACTTGTACCTAGAGGAAGTCAAAATTTAGCAGAGGCTTATTTGGATGGCATTTTAAGCATGGGGCGTGACACTATGGGTAGCGAGGAAGCTGCGAGAAAATATCTCCCTTTGGTTGCAACTATTGGTTTGGTAGTATTTTTCAGTAATATTATAGGTATTATACCTGGCTTTGAGGCACCTACTGCTAGTTTAAATTTAACAGCAGCTTTAGCTTTGATTGTATTTTTTTATTATCATTTTGAAGGCATTAGAACGCAAGGTTTTTTCAAATACTTTGCGCATTTTATGGGACCTGTTAAAATTATTGCTCCTTTAATGTTTCCTATAGAACTTGTTTCTCATTTTTCTCGTATTATTTCTTTGTCTTTTCGTTTGTTTGGTAATATCAAAGGAGACGATTTATTTTTAGCAGTTATTTTAGCACTTGCTCCTTGGGTAGCTCCACTTCCTGCTTATGTGCTTTTAACTTTTATGGCTTTTTTACAAGCTTTTATTTTTATGATTTTAACTTATGTGTATTTAGCAGGTGCGACTGTTATTGAGGAAGGTCATTGA
- the radA gene encoding DNA repair protein RadA, with translation MAKKQILFECQACGNQQGKWIGKCPDCGAWDSFVELKQEQIKVLKELSKISNSPSVAVCIEEVVAEKFARISTDDKELDLVLGGGLVVGSLVLIGGSPGVGKSTLLLKIASNLAKSGKKVLYVSGEESKSQIKLRADRLDANTPNLFLLTELCLEDILDELNKKDYEILIIDSIQTLYSNKIASAAGSITQVREITFELMRFSKAKNISTFIIGHITKDGAIAGPRILEHMVDVVLYFEGDANKEIRLLRGFKNRFGNISEVGIFEMTSKGLISAKDIANRFFSRGKAISGSALSVVMEGSRALILEIQALVCESAYPKRSATGYEKNRLDMLIALLERKLEIPLGHYDVFINVSGGVKISETAADLAVVAAIISSFKNRPLSKDSVFIGELSLNGEIKEVFSLDTRLKEAKMQNFKNAIIPIKPMENIGIKCFVAKDLREVLEWM, from the coding sequence ATGGCAAAGAAGCAAATTTTATTTGAATGTCAAGCTTGTGGAAATCAGCAAGGCAAATGGATTGGAAAATGTCCAGATTGTGGAGCTTGGGATAGTTTTGTAGAATTAAAACAAGAACAAATTAAAGTTTTAAAAGAGCTTTCTAAAATTTCAAATTCACCAAGCGTAGCGGTTTGTATAGAAGAAGTGGTTGCTGAAAAATTTGCAAGAATTTCTACTGATGATAAAGAACTTGATTTGGTTTTAGGTGGTGGTTTGGTTGTTGGGAGTTTGGTTTTGATAGGCGGAAGTCCAGGGGTTGGGAAATCTACTCTTTTGTTAAAAATCGCTTCGAATTTAGCTAAAAGTGGCAAGAAAGTGCTTTATGTAAGTGGCGAAGAAAGTAAATCTCAAATCAAATTAAGAGCCGATCGTTTAGATGCTAATACGCCTAATTTATTTTTATTAACCGAGCTTTGTTTAGAAGATATTTTAGACGAGCTTAATAAAAAGGATTATGAAATTTTAATCATTGATTCCATACAAACTTTATATTCAAACAAAATCGCTTCAGCAGCGGGAAGTATCACGCAGGTTAGAGAAATCACTTTTGAGCTTATGCGTTTTTCAAAAGCCAAAAATATCAGCACTTTTATCATAGGTCACATTACAAAAGATGGTGCTATTGCTGGGCCTAGAATTTTAGAGCATATGGTGGATGTAGTACTCTATTTTGAAGGCGATGCGAACAAAGAAATTAGGCTTTTAAGGGGCTTTAAAAATCGTTTTGGAAATATCAGTGAAGTAGGGATTTTTGAAATGACTTCTAAAGGACTTATTAGTGCTAAAGATATAGCTAATAGATTTTTTTCAAGGGGTAAGGCTATAAGCGGAAGTGCTTTAAGTGTAGTAATGGAAGGAAGCAGGGCTTTGATCTTAGAAATTCAAGCCTTGGTTTGTGAAAGTGCTTACCCAAAACGAAGCGCCACAGGCTATGAAAAAAACCGCTTAGATATGCTAATTGCTTTGCTTGAAAGAAAACTTGAAATTCCTTTAGGGCATTATGATGTTTTTATTAACGTTAGTGGCGGGGTAAAAATTAGCGAAACAGCAGCAGATTTAGCAGTAGTTGCAGCTATCATTTCAAGTTTTAAAAATCGTCCTTTAAGCAAGGATAGTGTTTTTATAGGAGAGCTTAGTTTAAATGGGGAAATTAAAGAAGTTTTTTCACTTGATACGCGCTTAAAAGAAGCCAAAATGCAAAATTTTAAAAATGCTATTATTCCCATTAAACCTATGGAAAATATAGGTATTAAATGTTTTGTGGCTAAGGATTTAAGAGAAGTTTTAGAATGGATGTAA
- a CDS encoding carbon-nitrogen hydrolase family protein, producing MEKKIQVALIQFSPLSYDVKNNISKALILSKQALEQGAKIIVLPELFDSGYCVEDKDQKYALSFKDLKHPTLKSLHNLAIRYKAYIIACSIEKDQNKLFDTAYILGTKGLIGKYRKIYLWGNEKKRFQKGNKYPVFKLKFPNFSIKLGLQICYEVGFGEGARILALQGAQIICYSAAFGKVRTYAWDLASKARALENGVFVLASNRSGEEISKIDGNKLEFAGHSRIINPKGEILATCEKEEGFIINEIDIKEVEIQRNTIPYLKDLNLKLTQKNLKEIHLNTKEKKWQKKF from the coding sequence ATGGAAAAGAAAATTCAAGTCGCGCTCATACAATTTTCGCCCCTATCATATGATGTAAAAAATAATATAAGCAAAGCACTGATTTTGAGTAAACAAGCCTTAGAACAAGGAGCAAAAATTATAGTTTTACCAGAACTTTTTGATAGTGGATATTGTGTGGAAGATAAAGATCAAAAATACGCACTTTCTTTTAAAGACTTAAAGCACCCTACCCTAAAATCCTTGCATAACTTAGCCATAAGATATAAAGCTTATATTATAGCTTGTAGCATAGAAAAAGATCAAAATAAACTTTTTGATACTGCTTATATACTAGGAACAAAAGGACTTATTGGAAAATATAGAAAAATTTATCTTTGGGGAAATGAGAAGAAAAGATTTCAAAAAGGTAATAAATATCCTGTATTTAAATTAAAATTTCCAAATTTTAGCATCAAGCTTGGTTTGCAAATTTGTTATGAAGTTGGTTTTGGCGAAGGGGCTAGAATTTTAGCTTTGCAAGGCGCTCAAATTATCTGCTATAGTGCTGCTTTTGGAAAGGTTAGAACTTATGCTTGGGATTTGGCAAGCAAAGCAAGAGCTTTAGAAAATGGAGTTTTTGTCCTAGCAAGTAATCGCAGTGGCGAAGAAATATCAAAAATAGATGGAAATAAATTAGAATTTGCAGGTCATTCAAGAATAATCAATCCAAAGGGAGAAATTTTAGCAACTTGTGAAAAAGAAGAAGGCTTTATCATTAATGAAATCGATATAAAAGAAGTTGAAATTCAAAGAAATACTATCCCTTATTTAAAAGATTTAAATTTAAAACTAACACAAAAAAATCTAAAAGAAATTCATCTTAACACAAAGGAGAAAAAATGGCAAAAGAAATTTTAG
- a CDS encoding polysaccharide deacetylase codes for MAKEILVAYGVDIDAVAGWLGSYGGEDSPDDISRGLFAGEVGIPRLLKLFKKYNIPATWFAPGHSIETFPDQMKMIVDAGHEIGAHGYSHENPIAMSAKQEEDVLLKSIELIEKISGKKPSGYVAPWWEFSNITNELLLKHGIKYDHSLMHNDFTPYYVRVGDKWTKIDYSAEAKDWMKPLVRGEETDLVEIPANWYLDDLPPMMFIKKSPNSFGFVSPRDIGQMWIDQFDWVYREMDYAIFPMTIHPDVSARPQVLLMHERIIEHINKHEGVKWVNLNAMADDFLKRCPRKK; via the coding sequence ATGGCAAAAGAAATTTTAGTTGCCTATGGCGTGGATATTGATGCGGTAGCTGGTTGGCTTGGAAGTTATGGCGGAGAAGACTCTCCTGATGATATTTCAAGAGGACTTTTTGCTGGAGAAGTTGGTATTCCTAGACTTTTAAAACTTTTTAAAAAGTATAACATTCCCGCAACTTGGTTTGCACCAGGACACTCTATAGAAACTTTCCCAGATCAAATGAAAATGATAGTTGATGCGGGACATGAAATAGGTGCACATGGGTATTCACATGAAAATCCCATTGCTATGAGTGCTAAGCAAGAAGAAGATGTCTTATTAAAAAGCATAGAATTAATAGAAAAAATAAGCGGTAAAAAACCAAGTGGCTATGTTGCACCTTGGTGGGAATTTTCAAATATCACTAATGAACTCTTGCTAAAACATGGTATAAAATATGACCATTCCTTAATGCATAATGATTTTACGCCGTATTATGTACGTGTAGGCGATAAATGGACTAAAATTGATTATAGTGCTGAGGCAAAAGATTGGATGAAACCTTTAGTGCGTGGCGAGGAAACTGATTTGGTTGAAATTCCTGCTAATTGGTATTTAGATGATTTACCTCCTATGATGTTTATCAAAAAATCCCCAAATAGCTTTGGCTTTGTCTCTCCACGCGATATAGGACAAATGTGGATTGATCAGTTTGATTGGGTATATCGTGAGATGGATTATGCTATTTTTCCTATGACTATACACCCTGATGTTAGTGCACGTCCTCAAGTTTTGTTGATGCATGAAAGAATTATTGAACATATCAATAAACACGAAGGTGTAAAATGGGTAAATTTAAATGCTATGGCGGATGATTTTTTAAAACGATGTCCAAGAAAAAAATAA